The Streptomyces sp. NBC_01268 genome window below encodes:
- a CDS encoding AAA family ATPase: MSAPTPETVTTSDSARASLEALRTEIGKAVVGQDPAVTGLVVALLCRGHVLLEGVPGVAKTLLVRALASALELDTKRVQFTPDLMPADITGSLVYDSRTAEFSFQPGPVFTNLLLADEINRTPPKTQSSLLEAMEERQVTVDGEPRLLPEPFLVAATQNPVEYEGTYPLPEAQLDRFLLKLTVPLPSREDEISVLTRHAEGFDPRDLKAAGVRPVAGPAELEAAREAVAKVAVSPEIAGYVVDICRATRESPSLTLGVSPRGATALLSTARAWAWLTGRDYVTPDDVKALALPTLRHRVQLRPEAEMEGVTSDSVINSILAHVPVPR; encoded by the coding sequence TCGGTAAGGCCGTGGTCGGCCAGGACCCCGCCGTCACCGGTCTCGTCGTCGCCCTGCTCTGCCGGGGGCACGTCCTCCTCGAAGGCGTCCCCGGCGTCGCGAAGACCCTCCTCGTCCGGGCGCTCGCCTCCGCTCTCGAACTCGACACGAAGCGCGTCCAGTTCACCCCCGACCTGATGCCGGCCGACATCACCGGATCGCTCGTCTACGACAGCAGGACCGCGGAGTTCTCCTTCCAGCCCGGCCCGGTCTTCACCAACCTGCTGCTCGCCGACGAGATCAACCGCACCCCTCCGAAGACCCAGTCCTCGCTGCTGGAGGCCATGGAGGAGCGTCAGGTCACCGTGGACGGCGAACCCCGGCTGCTGCCCGAGCCGTTCCTGGTCGCCGCGACCCAGAACCCGGTCGAGTACGAGGGCACCTATCCCCTGCCCGAGGCCCAACTCGACCGTTTCCTGCTCAAGCTGACGGTCCCGCTGCCCTCACGCGAGGACGAGATCAGCGTCCTGACGCGTCATGCCGAGGGCTTCGACCCCCGCGATCTGAAGGCCGCCGGTGTCCGCCCGGTCGCCGGCCCCGCCGAACTCGAGGCCGCCCGCGAGGCCGTGGCCAAGGTGGCGGTCTCCCCCGAGATCGCCGGCTATGTCGTCGATATCTGCCGTGCCACGCGTGAATCCCCCTCGCTCACTCTCGGCGTCTCCCCCCGAGGAGCCACCGCCCTGCTCTCCACGGCCCGCGCCTGGGCCTGGCTCACCGGCCGGGACTACGTCACCCCGGACGATGTGAAGGCCCTGGCCCTGCCGACCCTCCGTCACCGCGTCCAACTGCGGCCCGAGGCCGAGATGGAGGGAGTCACTTCCGACTCCGTCATCAACTCGATCCTCGCCCACGTCCCCGTACCCCGCTGA
- a CDS encoding DUF58 domain-containing protein, whose protein sequence is MALTGRTALLAALGSLPVGILAPSWTGMLAVNAPLSLAILCDYALAAPVRTLQFTRSGDTSVRLGDGADVQLTVTNRSRRRLRARLRDAWPPSSTQTPARQKLTVPAGERRRFATTLRPSRRGDHRAERVTVRSYGPLGLAARQGNHEVPWTVRVLPPFASRKHLPSRLARLRELDGRTSVLTRGEGTEFDSLREYVPGDDTRSIDWRATARRTTVAVRTWRPERDRHILIVLDTGRTSAGRVGDVPRLDASMDAALLLTALAARAGDRVDLLAYDRRLRAQVQGRSASDVLPAVVDALAPLEAELVETDARGLAATALARAPRRSLIVLLTGLEAAPVEEGLLPVLPQLTQRHTVLVASVADPHIARMAGARGTLDGVYEAAAATQAQAQRLRTAEQLQRHGVTVVDATPDDLAPALADAYLALKAAGRL, encoded by the coding sequence ATGGCCCTCACCGGACGAACCGCGCTGCTCGCCGCCCTCGGATCGCTCCCCGTCGGCATCCTCGCCCCCAGTTGGACGGGGATGCTCGCGGTGAACGCGCCCCTCTCGCTGGCAATTCTGTGCGACTACGCGCTTGCCGCGCCAGTGAGAACGCTCCAGTTCACCCGAAGTGGTGATACAAGCGTTCGACTGGGTGACGGCGCGGACGTCCAGCTCACGGTCACCAACCGGTCCCGCCGCCGCCTGCGCGCCCGGCTCCGCGACGCCTGGCCCCCGAGCAGCACGCAGACCCCCGCGCGCCAGAAGCTGACGGTCCCGGCCGGCGAGCGACGCCGCTTCGCCACGACCCTGCGCCCCAGCCGCCGCGGCGACCACCGCGCCGAGCGCGTCACCGTCCGCTCGTACGGCCCGCTCGGCCTCGCCGCCCGCCAGGGCAACCACGAGGTGCCGTGGACGGTCCGGGTCCTGCCGCCGTTCGCCAGCCGCAAGCACCTGCCGTCACGTCTGGCCCGGCTGCGTGAACTGGACGGCCGGACCAGTGTCCTGACGCGCGGTGAGGGCACGGAGTTCGACAGCCTCCGCGAGTACGTCCCCGGGGACGACACCCGCTCGATCGACTGGCGGGCCACCGCCCGCCGGACCACCGTCGCCGTCCGCACCTGGCGGCCCGAGCGGGACCGGCACATCCTCATCGTCCTCGACACCGGCCGCACCTCGGCCGGCCGCGTCGGCGACGTCCCCCGCCTCGACGCCTCGATGGACGCCGCGCTCCTTCTGACCGCCCTGGCCGCGCGCGCCGGCGACCGCGTGGACCTCCTGGCCTACGACCGGCGCCTCCGCGCCCAGGTCCAGGGCCGTTCCGCGAGCGACGTGCTGCCCGCCGTGGTCGACGCTCTGGCACCGCTCGAAGCGGAGCTGGTCGAGACCGACGCCCGCGGCCTGGCGGCCACCGCGCTCGCGCGCGCTCCCCGCCGCTCCCTGATCGTCCTGCTCACGGGTCTGGAGGCGGCTCCGGTCGAGGAGGGCCTCCTCCCCGTCCTGCCGCAGCTCACCCAGCGCCACACGGTGCTGGTGGCCTCCGTCGCCGATCCGCACATCGCCCGCATGGCCGGCGCCCGCGGCACGCTCGACGGCGTCTACGAGGCCGCGGCCGCCACGCAGGCCCAGGCTCAGCGTCTCCGCACCGCGGAACAGCTCCAGCGTCACGGAGTCACCGTCGTGGACGCGACGCCGGACGACCTGGCCCCCGCCCTCGCGGACGCCTACCTGGCCCTGAAGGCCGCCGGCCGACTCTGA